The Aedes aegypti strain LVP_AGWG chromosome 3, AaegL5.0 Primary Assembly, whole genome shotgun sequence genome contains a region encoding:
- the LOC5571116 gene encoding peritrophin-44 — protein sequence MQRTTIAVFNAVLLLALVPMLAANRCVGRPDGFFANDFRACEAFFTCVRGASVPGRCPDGFYFNEERQICDNPWNVICLICEENLDGTNPVVEFFPIERECRKYTLCAEGVGFLRECSPGLMFDPVSRTCDLEANVDCVENICPNNINPEEAILVPDPQDCARYYICFRREPLGSSHACNDGLLFDPINWRCDVAENVECEVVTVPPELTECPPTGLHYIPQAGSCTTYFICFEGDRIGPLQCAEGLIFDINTRNCRPRSDEGSQCVTDPPLEVFGVRLN from the exons ATGCAAAGAACGACCATCGCGGTGTTCAATGCGGTTCTTCTCTTAGCTTTAGTGCCCATGCTGGCAGCCAATCGGTGTGTTGGTCGTCCAGATGGTTTTTTTGCAAACGATTTCAGAGCTTGTGAAGCATTTTTCACATGCGTTCGTGGAGCGTCAGTACCAGGTCGTTGTCCCGATGGATTCTACTTTAATGAAGAGCGGCAAATTTGCGATAATCCGTGGAATGTGATATGTCTGATCTGTGAGGAGAACTTGGATGGTACCAATCCAGTTGTTGAGTTTTTCCCAATCGAAAGAGAATGTCGAAAGTACACACTATGTGCCGAGGGTGTGGGATTCCTGAGGGAGTGTTCGCCTGGATTGATGTTCGATCCTGTATCGCGTACTTGCGATCTGGAAGCAAATGTGGACTGTGTGGAGAATATTTGTCCCAATAACATCAATCCCGAGGAGGCCATATTGGTTCCCGATCCACAGGACTGCGCCCGATACTACATATGCTTCCGAAGAGAGCCTCTGGGATCGTCTCATGCGTGTAACGATGGTCTCCTGTTCGATCCCATCAATTGGCGTTGCGATGTGGCGGAAAATGTAGAGTGTGAG GTTGTCACCGTGCCACCAGAGCTTACCGAATGTCCTCCCACTGGATTGCATTACATCCCTCAGGCCGGATCTTGCACGACTTACTTCATCTGCTTCGAAGGAGACAGAATTGGTCCGTTGCAGTGCGCTGAAGGGTTAATCTTCGACATCAATACCCGAAACTGTCGACCGCGATCGGATGAGGGTTCACAGTGCGTAACGGATCCGCCACTTGAAGTTTTTGGAGTTCGATTGAATTAA